From the genome of Pelobacter propionicus DSM 2379, one region includes:
- the atpH gene encoding ATP synthase F1 subunit delta codes for MINSTIAKRYALSLVQLGAECGLVDRFRGELADVEDLFGTTPEIPAAFADPALSHERKKNIMRELVGSCACSELMGNFLLLLVDKNRVAFFSQIVKAYGQLADEHVGILRPVITTAFELDAVQLAAIREALEKKSAKTIIPQLTVDKAFLGGVVVQIGDTVYDSSVKTQLKRIQDQLQKG; via the coding sequence ATGATCAATTCCACGATAGCAAAACGATATGCGTTGTCGCTTGTGCAACTTGGGGCGGAATGCGGGCTGGTTGACCGCTTCCGCGGGGAGCTTGCAGACGTTGAGGATCTTTTTGGCACTACCCCCGAGATTCCGGCCGCCTTCGCGGATCCGGCCCTGAGCCATGAACGGAAAAAGAACATCATGCGGGAGTTGGTCGGCTCATGCGCCTGTTCCGAACTGATGGGAAACTTCCTGCTGCTGCTGGTGGACAAGAACCGCGTTGCGTTTTTCAGCCAGATAGTCAAGGCCTATGGGCAGTTGGCTGACGAGCACGTGGGCATACTTCGCCCGGTTATCACAACCGCCTTTGAGTTGGATGCTGTTCAGTTGGCCGCGATACGGGAGGCGCTGGAAAAAAAGAGCGCTAAAACGATTATCCCCCAACTGACGGTTGACAAGGCTTTTCTGGGCGGTGTTGTCGTTCAGATCGGTGATACGGTCTACGACAGCAGTGTAAAGACGCAACTCAAGCGGATACAAGATCAATTACAGAAGGGGTAA
- a CDS encoding ATP synthase F0 subunit B: MIELNLAFIIQILNFCVLVIILNLFLYKPIRRVMADRRQVIESARSTADSVDQEVRDKMALYEGRLQEAKAEATLRRTEAIRQAQAEETALLDTARSEAAASLAGIRDNVARESAQARMLLEQHALALSDDICEKILGRSL, encoded by the coding sequence GTGATAGAACTGAATCTGGCGTTCATCATCCAGATACTGAACTTCTGTGTTCTTGTAATCATTCTGAACCTGTTTCTGTACAAACCGATTCGCAGAGTTATGGCAGACCGCCGCCAGGTGATCGAATCAGCGCGCAGCACGGCCGATTCCGTTGATCAGGAGGTGCGTGACAAGATGGCCCTCTACGAAGGGCGTCTGCAGGAGGCCAAGGCTGAAGCGACCCTGCGCAGGACAGAGGCGATCAGGCAGGCCCAGGCCGAGGAGACGGCGCTTCTGGATACGGCACGCTCCGAGGCTGCGGCATCATTGGCGGGCATTCGGGACAATGTGGCCCGTGAATCGGCGCAGGCCCGGATGCTGTTGGAGCAGCATGCCCTTGCCCTGTCCGATGATATCTGCGAGAAAATCCTGGGGAGGAGTCTGTAG
- the atpE gene encoding ATP synthase F0 subunit C has translation MNFFTMCVFGAAIGMAIGTLGTAIGQGMAVKSAVEGVARNPGAASKIMTTMMIGLAMIESLAIYALVVCLIILFANPYKDIALKMVETVAK, from the coding sequence ATGAACTTTTTCACTATGTGTGTTTTTGGAGCGGCAATTGGTATGGCGATCGGTACGCTGGGTACGGCGATTGGGCAGGGGATGGCGGTCAAAAGCGCTGTTGAGGGGGTTGCGCGTAATCCTGGTGCGGCATCAAAAATCATGACAACCATGATGATCGGTCTGGCCATGATAGAGTCGCTGGCAATCTACGCCCTGGTTGTCTGTCTGATCATTCTGTTCGCCAACCCCTACAAGGATATCGCCCTGAAGATGGTTGAAACCGTTGCCAAGTAG
- a CDS encoding F0F1 ATP synthase subunit B family protein, with amino-acid sequence MGTPSDRTTTLSLCLAVCVVVIAVGTGWASEAGEGAHQVDSAAQMKDFGWRVLNFAVLAALLGWAIAKAQVKKALNERQVKIERSLREAEQSRDAAEQKLREYSGKLEHASREIEEMRGAMLRESEQEKQRIIAEARAAAEKIAGQATLSAEHEVLKARSALQAEAGRLAVQLAATKLAGAIGKEDHDLYVDDYLKKVEQFK; translated from the coding sequence ATGGGTACACCATCTGATCGCACAACAACCCTGTCCTTATGCCTTGCGGTCTGTGTCGTTGTCATTGCCGTCGGTACGGGGTGGGCATCGGAAGCTGGCGAAGGAGCCCACCAGGTCGATTCTGCGGCCCAAATGAAGGACTTCGGCTGGCGTGTGCTCAACTTCGCGGTTCTGGCTGCTCTACTGGGCTGGGCGATTGCAAAGGCACAGGTCAAGAAAGCTCTCAATGAGCGTCAGGTAAAGATAGAGAGGAGTCTTCGCGAGGCAGAGCAGAGCCGGGACGCTGCGGAGCAAAAACTTCGCGAATACAGCGGCAAGCTGGAACACGCTTCCCGTGAAATCGAAGAGATGCGGGGCGCGATGCTGCGCGAAAGCGAGCAGGAGAAACAGCGCATCATTGCCGAAGCCCGCGCTGCCGCCGAAAAGATCGCTGGCCAGGCAACTCTTTCCGCCGAACATGAGGTGCTGAAGGCTCGTTCGGCTCTGCAAGCCGAGGCTGGCCGCCTGGCGGTTCAGCTTGCAGCTACGAAACTGGCTGGCGCCATTGGCAAGGAAGACCACGACCTGTACGTGGATGATTATCTCAAGAAGGTGGAACAGTTCAAATGA
- the atpB gene encoding F0F1 ATP synthase subunit A, giving the protein MVHPLLFLEFFRKLLEPLHMSEAGADAVAYTWLIMLLLLLFSFLATRALKMIPCGLQNFMEVVVGGVENMIVETMGEHGRPYFPLVATVGLFVLVSNLIGLIPGFFPPTANINTTAACAIVVFIATHVVGIKRHGIGYIKHFCGPILWLAPVMFFIEVIGHLSRPLSLTLRLFGNMNGHELVLIIFFGLAPFLVPLPMMLMGVLVSFIQAFVFMLLTMIYIQGSLEEAH; this is encoded by the coding sequence ATGGTCCACCCGTTACTCTTTCTCGAATTTTTCCGCAAGCTGCTCGAACCGCTGCACATGTCCGAGGCCGGTGCGGACGCCGTTGCCTACACCTGGCTTATTATGCTGTTACTGCTGCTGTTCTCTTTTCTGGCTACCAGGGCGCTCAAGATGATCCCCTGTGGATTGCAGAATTTCATGGAAGTTGTTGTCGGTGGCGTTGAGAACATGATCGTCGAGACCATGGGTGAGCATGGCCGCCCCTACTTCCCGCTGGTGGCCACCGTGGGACTCTTTGTACTGGTTTCCAATCTGATCGGCCTGATCCCCGGGTTTTTCCCGCCGACGGCCAACATCAACACCACCGCCGCCTGTGCCATAGTGGTGTTCATCGCCACCCATGTGGTGGGTATAAAGCGGCATGGCATTGGCTACATAAAACACTTCTGCGGCCCCATTCTCTGGCTGGCGCCGGTCATGTTCTTCATCGAGGTCATCGGACACCTGAGCCGTCCGCTTTCCCTGACCCTGCGTCTGTTCGGCAACATGAACGGCCACGAACTGGTCCTGATCATCTTCTTCGGCCTGGCGCCCTTCCTGGTGCCGCTGCCGATGATGCTGATGGGGGTGCTGGTCTCCTTCATTCAGGCGTTCGTCTTCATGCTGCTGACGATGATCTACATCCAGGGTTCGCTTGAAGAGGCCCACTGA
- the atpD gene encoding F0F1 ATP synthase subunit beta: protein MSQNTGKITQVIGAVVDVEFEPGKLPEIYHALRVTNPAINDSENNLVLEVAQHLGENSVRTIAMDSTDGLKRGQAVLDTGKQICAPVGKKTLGRIINVIGEPVDEMGPIGNDKENPIHREAPPFEDQSTKVEAFTTGIKVVDLLAPYARGGKIGLFGGAGVGKTVLIMELINNIARQHGGFSVFAGVGERTREGNDLWMEMKETGVLEKTALVYGQMNEPPGARARVALTALSIAEHFRDDEGLDVLLFIDNIFRFTQAGSEVSALLGRIPSAVGYQPTLATEMGELQERITSTKNGSITSVQAIYVPADDLTDPAPATAFAHLDATTVLSRQIAELGIYPAVDPLDSTSRILDPQVIGEEHYAIARQVQYILQKYKDLQDIIAILGMDELSEEDKLIVARARKIQRFLSQPFFVAEVFTGSPGKYVELKDTIKGFQEIVSGKHDHLPEQAFYMVGSIEEAVEKAAKLAAV from the coding sequence ATGAGTCAGAATACAGGAAAAATCACACAGGTTATCGGCGCGGTCGTGGACGTGGAGTTCGAGCCGGGCAAGCTGCCGGAGATCTACCACGCCCTGCGCGTCACCAACCCGGCGATCAACGACAGCGAGAACAACCTGGTGCTGGAGGTTGCCCAGCATCTGGGTGAGAACTCCGTGCGCACCATCGCCATGGACTCCACCGACGGTCTCAAGCGGGGCCAGGCGGTCCTGGACACGGGCAAGCAGATCTGCGCGCCGGTGGGTAAGAAGACCCTGGGCAGGATCATCAACGTCATCGGCGAGCCGGTGGACGAGATGGGGCCCATCGGCAACGACAAGGAGAACCCGATCCACCGTGAGGCTCCCCCCTTCGAGGACCAGTCCACCAAGGTGGAGGCCTTTACCACCGGCATCAAGGTTGTGGACCTGCTGGCCCCCTATGCCCGCGGCGGCAAGATCGGCCTGTTCGGCGGCGCCGGGGTGGGCAAGACGGTTCTGATCATGGAGCTGATCAACAACATCGCCCGCCAGCACGGCGGCTTCTCGGTCTTTGCCGGGGTCGGCGAGCGCACCCGCGAGGGGAACGACCTCTGGATGGAGATGAAGGAGACCGGGGTTCTGGAGAAGACCGCCCTGGTGTACGGCCAGATGAACGAGCCGCCCGGCGCCCGCGCCAGGGTCGCCCTGACTGCCCTCTCCATCGCCGAACACTTCCGCGACGACGAAGGGCTGGACGTGCTGCTCTTCATCGACAACATCTTCCGCTTCACCCAGGCCGGCTCCGAGGTCTCGGCCCTGTTGGGGCGCATCCCCTCGGCGGTCGGCTACCAGCCCACCCTGGCCACGGAGATGGGGGAGCTGCAGGAGCGGATCACCTCCACCAAGAACGGCTCAATCACCTCGGTGCAGGCCATCTACGTGCCGGCCGACGACCTGACCGACCCGGCGCCGGCCACCGCCTTCGCCCACCTGGACGCCACCACCGTGCTTTCGCGTCAGATAGCCGAGCTGGGCATCTACCCGGCCGTTGACCCGCTGGACTCCACCTCGCGCATCCTGGATCCGCAGGTCATCGGCGAGGAGCATTACGCCATCGCCCGCCAGGTGCAGTACATCCTGCAGAAGTACAAGGACCTGCAGGACATCATCGCCATCCTGGGCATGGACGAGCTCTCCGAGGAGGATAAGCTGATCGTTGCCCGGGCGCGCAAGATCCAGCGCTTTCTCTCCCAGCCGTTCTTCGTGGCTGAAGTCTTCACCGGCTCCCCGGGCAAGTACGTGGAGCTGAAGGACACCATCAAGGGTTTCCAGGAGATCGTTTCCGGCAAGCATGACCACCTCCCCGAGCAGGCCTTCTACATGGTCGGTTCCATCGAGGAGGCGGTGGAGAAGGCCGCCAAGCTGGCTGCGGTGTAG
- the atpG gene encoding ATP synthase F1 subunit gamma, whose amino-acid sequence MASLKSIKKRIVSVKNTYQITKAMKMVSAAKLRRAQENVVAARPYADKLREVLDIQAACLSEDAHPLMEHRQAKGLLLVVITADRGLCGAFNSNLCKAGERFLQENGDEYERIHVLTVGRKGYEYFKNRCKIYKNYTDIISSPTYARAAFLAQEVIRGFQVGTYDRVELLYNSFRSVMTQDITFQQLLPVVAVCPLPDDENPPEFIYEPSRNELLAEILPKNIEVQLFRSVLESVAGEHGARMTAMDSATKNATEMIGKLTLQYNRARQAAITTELMEIISGSESIKG is encoded by the coding sequence ATGGCGAGCCTCAAGAGCATAAAGAAACGGATTGTCTCGGTAAAGAATACCTACCAGATCACCAAGGCCATGAAGATGGTCTCGGCGGCAAAGCTGCGCCGCGCCCAGGAAAACGTCGTTGCCGCGCGGCCCTACGCCGACAAGCTGCGGGAGGTGCTGGACATTCAGGCCGCCTGTCTGAGCGAGGACGCGCACCCGCTCATGGAGCATCGCCAGGCCAAGGGGCTGCTGCTGGTCGTGATCACCGCCGATCGCGGCCTGTGCGGCGCCTTTAACAGCAACCTGTGCAAGGCTGGCGAGCGCTTTCTGCAGGAGAACGGCGATGAGTACGAGCGGATTCATGTACTCACCGTGGGGCGCAAGGGGTACGAATACTTCAAGAACCGCTGCAAAATTTACAAGAATTACACGGATATCATCTCCTCGCCAACCTATGCCAGGGCTGCCTTCCTTGCCCAAGAGGTGATCCGAGGCTTTCAGGTGGGAACCTATGACCGGGTGGAGCTTCTGTACAACTCGTTCCGGTCGGTCATGACCCAGGACATCACCTTCCAGCAGTTGCTGCCGGTTGTGGCGGTCTGTCCGCTTCCCGATGACGAGAACCCACCGGAGTTTATCTACGAGCCGTCGCGGAATGAACTCCTGGCGGAAATTTTGCCCAAGAATATCGAGGTTCAGCTGTTCAGGAGCGTGCTGGAGTCGGTTGCCGGCGAGCATGGCGCCCGGATGACGGCCATGGACAGCGCCACGAAAAACGCCACCGAGATGATCGGCAAACTGACCCTGCAGTACAACCGGGCCCGCCAGGCAGCCATCACCACCGAGCTGATGGAGATCATCTCCGGCTCCGAATCCATAAAAGGATAA
- a CDS encoding hydrogenase 3 maturation endopeptidase HyCI encodes MQRQMSETLKARLEGCRRVALLGIGSELRGDDAAGILVVREMGKLVSEGPFRCLDVAGFEGANAPENVTGYIRSYKPSHILVVDAAEIGAQVGFCREISISEISETNFSTHTLPLKVIADYLEQSTGADIVVLGIQPGPVGFAMAPTLELVTAVARVSHCLYGLFRECDRYLVSEQSASVLPGGRMISGGLVGSGTTHDVP; translated from the coding sequence ATGCAAAGACAGATGTCGGAGACGTTGAAGGCACGCCTTGAGGGGTGCAGGCGGGTTGCGCTGCTGGGGATAGGATCGGAGCTTCGCGGGGATGATGCGGCAGGGATACTGGTTGTGCGCGAGATGGGCAAACTGGTTTCCGAAGGGCCGTTCCGCTGTCTGGACGTGGCGGGGTTTGAAGGGGCCAACGCTCCCGAGAACGTGACCGGTTATATCAGATCCTACAAACCGTCACACATTCTGGTGGTCGATGCGGCGGAGATTGGGGCACAGGTTGGTTTTTGTCGCGAGATTTCGATTAGCGAGATATCGGAGACCAACTTTTCCACCCACACCCTGCCCCTGAAGGTTATTGCCGATTACCTGGAACAGTCGACAGGGGCCGACATCGTGGTGCTGGGGATTCAGCCCGGTCCCGTGGGGTTTGCCATGGCGCCGACCCTTGAACTGGTGACCGCCGTCGCGCGGGTATCGCATTGCTTATACGGACTGTTCAGGGAATGCGACCGTTACCTGGTGTCTGAACAATCCGCTTCGGTACTTCCGGGTGGCAGGATGATTTCAGGGGGATTGGTTGGCAGTGGTACGACACACGATGTTCCTTGA
- a CDS encoding hydrogenase large subunit, with the protein MGSVTIPIGPQHPALKEPANFSITVAGEKILHTSSRLGYNHRGMEKACEQRTYIQDLYLLERICGICSHSHSMCFAQAVEEIAGLNVPPRALYIRTLIGELERIHSHLLWLGVAGHEIGFDTLLMYSWRDRELVMDLLAMFSGNRVNYGINTIGGVRRDVSDEQIVKALNDIDALEERTKYYIDIATTEPSFIARLAGVGYISHEDAVRLQAVGPTGRGSNVPHDMRACDPYAAYGEMDFKVITDSSCDVYGRAVVRLLELMESYRIIRQALREMPDGPVSVKAPRTIPAGDTVSRVEAPRGEDLHYVKGNGSDKPERVKVRASTLANIQAVNKMMENNNLADVPIIIAAIDPCFSCTDRCIQLIGSERGDMGLKALRQHGIDWYRKNHGIEFGALAKKLQMMRGERAL; encoded by the coding sequence ATGGGTAGCGTTACGATTCCGATTGGTCCTCAGCATCCGGCACTGAAGGAGCCGGCCAATTTTTCCATAACCGTGGCTGGAGAGAAGATTCTGCACACAAGCTCCCGTCTTGGCTACAACCACCGGGGCATGGAGAAGGCCTGTGAACAGCGGACCTATATCCAGGACCTGTATCTTCTGGAACGGATCTGCGGCATCTGCTCCCATTCGCACTCCATGTGCTTTGCCCAAGCCGTAGAGGAAATAGCCGGCCTGAACGTTCCGCCCCGCGCCCTCTACATCCGCACCCTGATCGGAGAACTTGAACGGATCCACAGCCATCTGCTCTGGCTGGGGGTGGCGGGTCATGAGATCGGCTTCGACACCCTGCTGATGTACTCCTGGAGGGATCGGGAACTGGTCATGGACCTTCTCGCGATGTTCAGCGGAAACCGGGTCAACTACGGCATCAACACCATCGGGGGCGTCAGGCGGGACGTCAGCGACGAACAGATCGTCAAGGCATTGAACGACATCGATGCTCTGGAAGAACGGACCAAGTACTACATCGACATTGCCACAACCGAGCCGAGCTTCATCGCCAGGTTGGCGGGCGTGGGCTACATCTCCCATGAGGATGCGGTGCGTCTCCAGGCGGTGGGGCCCACCGGACGCGGCTCCAACGTGCCCCACGACATGCGCGCCTGTGATCCCTACGCAGCCTATGGCGAGATGGACTTCAAGGTGATCACGGACAGCAGCTGTGACGTGTACGGTCGGGCCGTGGTTAGGCTGCTGGAATTGATGGAGTCCTACAGGATCATACGTCAGGCGTTGCGGGAGATGCCGGATGGGCCGGTAAGCGTTAAGGCGCCGCGCACGATTCCGGCCGGTGATACGGTCAGCCGTGTTGAGGCCCCGCGGGGTGAGGATCTGCACTACGTCAAGGGGAACGGTAGTGACAAGCCGGAGCGGGTCAAGGTGCGCGCCTCCACCCTGGCTAATATCCAGGCCGTTAATAAGATGATGGAAAACAACAACCTGGCCGATGTGCCGATCATTATTGCGGCCATTGATCCCTGCTTCTCCTGCACCGACCGTTGTATCCAGCTCATCGGTAGCGAGCGCGGTGATATGGGGCTGAAGGCGCTCAGGCAGCACGGTATCGACTGGTACCGGAAGAACCATGGTATCGAGTTCGGGGCTCTGGCGAAAAAACTGCAAATGATGCGCGGGGAGCGGGCACTATGA
- a CDS encoding 4Fe-4S binding protein produces the protein MITIPGKMAKEVLRHSIMAPATRNYPFEKLEMPDNFRGKIVFDYEKCIGCKICVRDCPARAITITRVADKVFEAEFYLDRCIYCAQCVDSCPKGALDNTREFELAQIDRTQHRIHFHAKTDVGDVEGTP, from the coding sequence ATGATAACCATACCGGGCAAGATGGCCAAAGAGGTGCTGCGACATTCGATCATGGCGCCGGCAACCCGCAACTACCCCTTCGAGAAGCTGGAGATGCCGGACAACTTTCGGGGGAAGATCGTCTTTGATTATGAAAAGTGCATTGGCTGCAAGATCTGCGTCAGGGACTGCCCCGCACGGGCCATTACCATAACAAGGGTGGCGGATAAGGTGTTCGAGGCGGAATTCTATCTGGACAGGTGCATCTACTGCGCCCAGTGCGTGGACTCGTGTCCCAAGGGAGCATTGGATAATACCCGGGAATTCGAACTGGCCCAGATTGACAGAACACAACACAGGATACACTTTCATGCAAAGACAGATGTCGGAGACGTTGAAGGCACGCCTTGA
- a CDS encoding complex I subunit 1 family protein yields the protein MTQSLFGMFVFPGFLFLCAIGVCAEYFDRIFHARMQNRKGPPWFQPVADFIKLSAKEDIIPEEADVFMFKAMPIVAVASAVTAVLYIPLWGGQALYSFEGDLIIVLYLLTIPTMTFFLAGWYSTSLYAAIGSVRTLTQLFSYEVPLYIAVLAPAVLANSWSLSGMTAYYASHPGYWLFNLPGLAVTMVILLGKLEKVPFDIPEAETEIVGGVFTEYTGRFLAFFRMAIDIETVVVASLVSSVFLPFGLGLPVVIGFVLYLAKIALVVAGVSFLRTIFARARIDQMVVFCWKYLAPAAMVQMLINLILKGVLPQ from the coding sequence ATGACACAATCACTGTTCGGCATGTTCGTGTTTCCCGGTTTTCTCTTTCTCTGCGCCATCGGTGTTTGCGCCGAGTACTTCGACCGCATCTTCCATGCCCGCATGCAGAACCGCAAGGGTCCCCCCTGGTTCCAGCCGGTAGCGGATTTCATCAAACTCTCCGCCAAGGAGGACATCATCCCGGAAGAGGCAGATGTGTTCATGTTCAAGGCCATGCCGATTGTTGCCGTTGCTTCGGCGGTCACGGCGGTCCTCTATATCCCGCTTTGGGGAGGGCAGGCCCTGTACTCCTTCGAGGGGGATCTGATCATCGTGCTCTACCTGCTGACCATACCGACCATGACCTTCTTCCTGGCCGGATGGTATTCCACCTCGCTGTACGCGGCGATCGGTTCGGTGCGCACCCTGACCCAGCTCTTCTCCTATGAGGTGCCGCTGTACATCGCGGTACTGGCGCCGGCGGTGCTGGCCAACAGCTGGTCGTTGAGCGGTATGACCGCCTACTACGCCAGCCATCCCGGTTATTGGCTGTTCAACCTGCCCGGCCTGGCGGTGACCATGGTGATCCTGCTGGGCAAGCTGGAAAAGGTTCCCTTCGACATTCCCGAGGCCGAGACCGAGATCGTCGGCGGGGTATTCACCGAGTACACGGGGCGCTTCCTGGCCTTCTTCCGCATGGCAATCGATATCGAGACGGTGGTGGTGGCCTCACTGGTGTCGAGCGTATTTCTCCCCTTTGGGTTGGGATTGCCTGTGGTGATCGGTTTCGTGCTCTACCTGGCCAAGATCGCGCTGGTGGTCGCCGGGGTCTCGTTTCTGCGGACCATCTTCGCCAGGGCGCGCATCGATCAGATGGTTGTTTTCTGCTGGAAGTATCTGGCTCCGGCCGCGATGGTCCAGATGCTGATCAATCTGATTCTGAAGGGAGTTTTACCGCAATGA
- the atpA gene encoding F0F1 ATP synthase subunit alpha, with protein sequence MKIRAEEISEIIKKQIREYGKEVEVSETGTIISIGDGIARIHGLSGAMAGELLEFPGGVSGMVLNLEEDNVGAAVLGEFTAIKEGHTVKRTGRIAEVPVGEALIGRVVNAIGEPIDGKGPIKTDTFSKVEIKAPGIVARKSVDQPMASGLKAVDAMVPIGRGQRELIIGDRQTGKTAVAVDTIINQKGGDVICIYVAIGQKRSTVAQVVAKLSDHGAMDYTIVVAASASESAPLQFIAPYSGVTMGEYFRDKGQHALIIYDDLSKQAVAYRQLSLLLRRPPGREAYPGDVFYLHSRLLERACKLSDECGGGSLTALPIIETQAGDVSAYIPTNVISITDGQIYLESDLFFSGVRPAINVGLSVSRVGGKAQTKSMKQVAGTLRLNLAQYREMAAFAQFGSDLDKATQMQLARGERLVEILKQPQYRPLSNEKQVLIIFAANNGFLDELPVSTLRRYEDEMYAFFDNRQADLLSELRDKKAIDDELKKRIVAALEQFKKEFSA encoded by the coding sequence ATGAAAATCAGAGCGGAAGAGATCAGCGAGATCATCAAGAAACAGATCAGAGAGTACGGCAAGGAGGTCGAGGTCTCGGAGACCGGCACGATCATCTCCATCGGCGACGGCATTGCCCGTATTCACGGCCTTTCGGGCGCCATGGCGGGGGAGTTGCTGGAATTTCCCGGCGGCGTTTCGGGCATGGTCCTCAACCTGGAGGAGGACAATGTCGGTGCCGCGGTCCTGGGTGAATTCACCGCGATCAAGGAGGGTCACACCGTCAAGCGCACCGGCCGCATTGCCGAGGTTCCTGTGGGCGAAGCCCTGATCGGGCGGGTGGTCAACGCCATCGGCGAGCCGATCGACGGCAAGGGGCCGATCAAAACCGACACCTTCAGCAAGGTGGAGATCAAGGCTCCCGGCATCGTTGCCCGCAAATCGGTTGATCAGCCCATGGCCTCCGGCCTCAAGGCCGTCGACGCCATGGTTCCCATCGGCCGCGGCCAGCGCGAACTGATCATCGGCGACCGCCAGACTGGCAAGACAGCCGTAGCAGTGGATACGATCATCAACCAGAAGGGTGGGGACGTGATCTGCATCTACGTTGCCATCGGCCAGAAGCGCTCCACCGTGGCCCAAGTGGTGGCCAAGCTCTCCGATCACGGCGCCATGGACTACACCATCGTCGTTGCCGCTTCCGCATCCGAGTCGGCGCCGCTCCAGTTCATCGCCCCCTACAGCGGGGTCACCATGGGCGAGTACTTCCGCGACAAAGGCCAGCACGCCCTGATCATCTATGACGACCTTTCCAAGCAGGCTGTAGCCTACCGCCAGCTGTCGCTGCTGCTGCGCCGCCCTCCGGGGCGCGAGGCCTACCCCGGTGACGTCTTCTACCTGCACAGCCGTCTGCTGGAACGCGCCTGCAAGCTGTCCGACGAGTGCGGCGGCGGTTCGCTCACCGCGCTTCCCATCATCGAGACCCAGGCCGGCGACGTCTCCGCTTACATCCCGACCAACGTCATCTCCATCACCGACGGCCAGATCTATCTGGAATCGGACCTGTTCTTCTCCGGCGTGCGTCCGGCCATCAACGTCGGCCTCTCCGTCTCCCGCGTCGGTGGCAAGGCGCAGACCAAATCCATGAAGCAGGTTGCCGGCACCCTGCGGCTGAACCTGGCCCAGTACCGCGAGATGGCGGCCTTTGCCCAGTTCGGTTCCGACCTGGACAAGGCGACCCAGATGCAGCTTGCCCGTGGCGAGCGTCTGGTGGAGATCCTGAAACAGCCGCAGTACCGCCCGCTGTCCAACGAAAAGCAGGTGCTGATCATCTTTGCCGCCAACAACGGCTTCCTGGACGAGCTGCCGGTCTCCACGCTGAGGCGTTACGAGGATGAGATGTACGCATTCTTCGACAACCGCCAGGCCGACCTGCTGTCGGAGCTGCGCGACAAGAAAGCCATCGATGACGAGCTGAAGAAGCGCATCGTGGCTGCCCTGGAGCAGTTCAAGAAAGAATTCAGCGCGTAA
- a CDS encoding F0F1 ATP synthase subunit epsilon codes for MAEKLKLEIITPYGKVVDAEVDEVMATGVLGEFCVLPGHAPFLSSLKIGEFCYRVDGVAACMALNWGYFEVQDDRVVVLVETAEHAHEIDVERARVAQARAEQALKGIGPEDKQFKIYEAALERALIRMQVAGRETRK; via the coding sequence ATGGCGGAAAAACTGAAGCTGGAAATCATCACTCCCTATGGAAAGGTCGTCGATGCCGAGGTGGACGAGGTCATGGCCACCGGCGTGCTGGGTGAGTTCTGCGTGCTGCCGGGGCATGCCCCGTTTCTCTCCTCCCTGAAGATCGGCGAATTCTGCTACAGGGTTGACGGAGTGGCGGCCTGCATGGCGCTCAACTGGGGCTATTTCGAAGTCCAGGACGACAGGGTCGTCGTATTGGTGGAGACCGCCGAGCATGCCCATGAGATCGACGTGGAGCGGGCCAGGGTTGCCCAGGCCCGCGCGGAGCAGGCGTTGAAAGGGATCGGGCCGGAGGACAAGCAGTTCAAGATCTACGAGGCTGCCCTGGAGCGCGCCCTGATACGCATGCAGGTGGCCGGCAGGGAAACCAGGAAATGA